One window of the Pararge aegeria chromosome 22, ilParAegt1.1, whole genome shotgun sequence genome contains the following:
- the LOC120633927 gene encoding synaptic vesicle glycoprotein 2B-like gives MAKDLSEKAQQSKGDGDAMKILEDALTLCKFGKFHFLLLAASLCSIFAAMLVTTTSSYILPVAECDLKMTIMYKGLLNAIPFLGQIGASLFTGFLVDTFGRKIFLIGGNVGIFIGTLLEGSSQTYWMMLFIKLIEGISLSLSFSAISSMLSEFTPISIRDRVLLTYSGFTSTSLIVAALLAWASLPLPIHIVVWEGYFELHAWNVYLYICSIWSFLAMILYYCLPESPKFLLSHAREKEALEVLKTIYSMNTGNDRDSFPILSFNTSGTLKPTDVISLKKQLVNALVEVKELFRRPLIYRLLLFSFITFAGLIVFTSLRLWYPQISTIIENYSKNHGETAQFCVMITDYMDGLKETPSDVILTNITEPSVCVPKLSGTQTYMNGIILGFVSLMFVAISAFLVEYLGQKILMFIILILSALCSASLYWTNQSIQIAILMSATCGLLQTALSLQQNMFIRVFPTTLRALAVSIIIMVGRIGSLSGNIIFPILLRLGCMAPFITTSCIALGLACLVYFLPNVNKENKDTGDK, from the exons ATGGCGAAAGATTTATCAGAAAAAG CTCAACAAAGCAAGGGAGATGGGGATGCGATGAAGATACTAGAAGACGCTTTAACGCTGTGCAAATTTGGAAAATTCCACTTCTTGCTGCTGGCTGCGTCACTATGTTCCATCTTCGCCGCCATGTTGGTCACCACGACGTCCTCATACATTCTGCCGGTCGCAGAATGTGACCTGAAAATGACCATAATGTATAAAGGATTGCTGAATGCGATACCTTTTCTAG gACAAATTGGAGCCAGTCTCTTCACAGGGTTTTTAGTGGATACTTTTGGAAGGAAAATATTTCTAATAGGCGGAAATGTGGGCATATTTATTGGTACTTTACTCGAGGGATCGAGCCAAACTTATTGgatgatgttatttataaaactcaTTGAAGGTATATC ATTAAGTTTGAGCTTCAGCGCAATATCATCGATGCTATCAGAGTTCACGCCTATTAGCATAAGGGATAGAGTTCTGTTGACGTACTCCGGCTTTACTTCTACCTCGTTAATAGTAGCAGCACTCCTTGCCTGGGCTTCACTACCCCTACCTATACACATAGTGGTGTGGGAGGGATACTTTG AACTACATGCATGGAACGTCTACCTCTACATCTGCTCGATATGGAGTTTTCTGGCGATGATATTGTACTATTGTTTACCGGAAAGTCCCAAGTTCCTTCTATCCCACGCCCGTGAAAAAGAGGCCTTGGAAGTGCTGAAAACTATATACAGTATGAATACTGGAAACGATCGGGATTCTTTTCCT ATACTATCGTTCAACACATCTGGAACTCTTAAGCCGACTGATGTGATAAGTCTTAAAAAACAACTGGTGAACGCCCTTGTTGAAGTAAAAGAACTATTTAGGCGACCCCTAATTTATAGGCTTTTGCTGTTCTCATTTATTACTTTTGCGGGACTTATTGT TTTTACGTCTCTCAGGCTATGGTATCCTCAGATATCAACAATAATAGAAAACTATAGCAAGAACCATGGTGAGACTGCCCAGTTCTGTGTGATGATAACAGACTATATGGACGGGCTGAAAGAAACGCCTTCTGATGTTATATTGACTAATATAACTGAACCGAGTGTCTGTGTGCCG AAACTGAGCGGTACACAAACATACATGAACGGGATAATATTAGGGTTCGTCTCACTTATGTTTGTGGCAATCAGTGCTTTCCTGGTGGAGTATTTGGGGCAGAAAATtcttatgtttataatactGATACTATCCGCCTTATGTTCCGCGTCATTGTACTGGACTAATCAGTCCATACAGATCGCTATATTGATGTCAGCGACCTGTGGACTTCTGCAGACTGCACTGAGTCTCCAACAGAATATGTTCATCAGAGTATTTCCCACTACGTTACG AGCGTTAGCTGTATCAATTATAATCATGGTTGGACGGATTGGGTCTCTGTCTGGgaatattatttttccaataTTGCTGCGCTTGGGATGTATGGCGCCGTTCATTACAACCTCCTGTATAGCATTGG GTCTGGCATGTCTGGTTTACTTTCTGCCGAATGTAAACAAGGAAAACAAAGATACAGGCGACAAGTAA